Proteins encoded within one genomic window of Lysinibacillus sphaericus:
- a CDS encoding CAP domain-containing protein yields the protein MFRKVKKVAMASVLSLSLLVPISAMAADSYTVVAGDSLWKIAVKTQTGVQELIDANPQLANPDQINIGQKINIPTNEQASVEQEVVKLVNVERAKAGLPALKEDWELSRVAKYKSQDMHDKNYFDHTSPTYGSPFAMMKKFGITYKAAGENIAKGQKSASEVVNAWMNSEGHRANILNKSYTHIGVGFVKDGNYWSQMFIQK from the coding sequence ATGTTTAGAAAAGTAAAAAAAGTAGCGATGGCATCCGTATTATCACTATCCTTATTGGTACCAATTAGCGCAATGGCCGCTGACTCATATACTGTAGTAGCAGGCGATTCTCTTTGGAAAATTGCTGTAAAAACACAAACAGGTGTACAAGAATTAATAGATGCAAACCCTCAACTGGCAAACCCAGATCAAATAAATATAGGTCAAAAAATTAATATTCCAACAAATGAACAAGCTTCTGTAGAGCAAGAAGTAGTGAAACTTGTCAATGTAGAACGAGCGAAAGCAGGTCTGCCAGCATTAAAAGAAGATTGGGAGCTATCACGAGTAGCAAAATATAAATCTCAAGATATGCATGATAAAAATTACTTTGACCATACTAGCCCAACGTATGGTTCACCATTTGCAATGATGAAGAAATTTGGCATTACGTATAAAGCAGCTGGAGAAAATATCGCCAAAGGTCAAAAATCAGCTTCTGAAGTCGTAAATGCGTGGATGAATAGTGAAGGACACCGTGCAAATATTTTAAACAAAAGCTATACACATATCGGAGTTGGCTTTGTAAAAGACGGCAACTATTGGTCTCAAATGTTTATTCAAAAATAA
- a CDS encoding transmembrane-type terpene cyclase, giving the protein MNQDYFLLICQIGMGLFWIVTYIFIIKRGFQDEQYGMPMVAICANISWEFIFTFIYPHNDFQRIITFSWFVLDLVIMWQYLIYGRKEFKNTMSTTLFYTSFLFTLATSFLVILALSHELHDMQGIYAAFIQNLMMSGLFIGLFFARGSLAGQSMSIAVCKMIGTLFAAVAFYFYSSIPLITIISMATFMYDCLVPVTQTILNIVPVTQTI; this is encoded by the coding sequence ATGAATCAAGACTACTTTCTCTTAATTTGTCAAATAGGCATGGGTCTGTTTTGGATAGTGACATACATATTTATTATAAAACGTGGTTTTCAGGATGAGCAATATGGTATGCCAATGGTTGCAATTTGTGCCAATATTTCATGGGAGTTTATCTTTACGTTTATATATCCACACAATGATTTTCAAAGAATCATTACGTTTAGTTGGTTTGTCCTTGACCTTGTAATTATGTGGCAGTATTTAATATATGGGCGCAAAGAATTTAAAAATACTATGTCTACCACACTTTTTTATACATCTTTCCTTTTTACATTGGCAACAAGCTTTTTAGTTATTTTGGCACTCTCGCATGAACTTCATGATATGCAAGGGATATATGCTGCGTTTATACAAAACTTAATGATGTCAGGGTTATTTATCGGCTTGTTTTTTGCAAGGGGGAGTCTGGCAGGTCAATCTATGTCTATTGCAGTGTGCAAAATGATTGGGACATTATTTGCAGCCGTCGCATTCTATTTCTATAGTAGCATCCCACTTATTACAATTATCTCTATGGCAACCTTTATGTATGACTGTTTAGTGCCAGTCACCCAAACAATTCTGAATATAGTGCCAGTCACTCAAACAATTTAA
- the pgeF gene encoding peptidoglycan editing factor PgeF codes for MKTKFYYNNKQFIAGTTLKDDLELEQNNMALHVCTSTEDVLSNRKKLAASLQCDINDFICTQQTHSANFYRATVADKGLGALRQDTAIANTDALYTFDQDVMLCTFTADCVPVIFYNERSGVIGVIHSGWQGTVKEVTLKLFRHLIEQEHCNPQDFHVQIGMALSQQKFEVDGDVYEQFNRLGYADNFMYFNADTNKYHIDNQQTVKKQCEIAGIPSQQITIDQTCTYLSEEGFSYRQDKTCGRHVSFIMRKSF; via the coding sequence ATGAAAACTAAATTTTATTACAACAATAAGCAATTCATAGCAGGAACTACCTTAAAGGACGATTTGGAACTTGAACAAAATAATATGGCACTACATGTCTGCACAAGTACTGAGGATGTGTTAAGCAATCGAAAGAAATTAGCAGCTTCGTTGCAATGTGATATCAATGATTTTATATGTACTCAACAAACACACAGTGCTAATTTTTATCGTGCAACTGTAGCAGATAAAGGTTTAGGCGCGCTGAGGCAAGATACAGCCATTGCCAATACCGATGCACTCTATACATTTGACCAAGATGTAATGCTTTGTACTTTTACTGCTGATTGTGTACCTGTTATTTTTTATAATGAACGTAGTGGTGTCATCGGTGTCATTCATTCTGGCTGGCAAGGAACAGTCAAGGAAGTGACATTGAAACTTTTCCGTCATTTAATAGAACAAGAGCACTGTAATCCACAGGATTTCCATGTTCAAATTGGCATGGCACTTAGCCAGCAAAAATTTGAGGTTGATGGTGATGTCTATGAACAATTTAATCGTCTAGGCTATGCCGATAATTTTATGTATTTCAATGCTGACACAAACAAGTATCACATTGATAATCAGCAAACTGTGAAAAAGCAATGTGAAATTGCCGGCATTCCGTCACAACAAATTACGATTGATCAAACATGTACGTATCTTAGTGAAGAAGGTTTCTCCTACCGCCAAGACAAAACATGTGGCCGACATGTAAGCTTTATTATGCGAAAATCATTCTAA
- a CDS encoding Ger(x)C family spore germination protein, translating into MSRKLLYVTLCIQLFVLAACTEKEVKVPLEDVGMVGIIAFDYIDKDSMKLTVAIPQYSPEAQRSTQTFSVTTELVSNGIVEIEKLSDKKIVFNQLRVVLFNEEFARQGNIRKVLQHLYRNAEVGNKVLIAIVKEKGEEMLKYNYPDKPNINFYLNDLLQPSINTAFNPNTNIHDFMYTISNPVFDPTIPFIDKNSDKIEIKGIAVFKGNQMIELITPNEALIIQAIQGRKNLAPLDIKMEQGHGKEKLLIDLVENDVHIESNKNMHSPKLTIALTIKGTLSEYKGARENDLFTIESLADLEKDVNKELEQDIKKFLDKLNEWQVDPSGLSEYFRMYHRGKWTTEKKREIISKVAIDVQVKTSIISTGTLK; encoded by the coding sequence ATGAGCAGAAAACTTCTTTATGTAACTCTTTGTATCCAACTATTCGTTTTAGCCGCCTGTACGGAAAAAGAAGTAAAAGTTCCGCTTGAAGATGTCGGAATGGTGGGCATTATCGCATTTGATTATATTGATAAGGATAGTATGAAATTAACCGTCGCCATTCCTCAATATTCACCTGAAGCGCAACGTAGTACGCAAACTTTTTCTGTGACTACGGAACTTGTTTCAAATGGCATTGTGGAGATAGAAAAACTTTCAGACAAAAAAATTGTTTTTAATCAGTTACGCGTTGTGTTGTTTAATGAAGAGTTCGCACGTCAAGGCAATATTCGAAAAGTGCTTCAGCATTTATACCGAAATGCCGAAGTTGGTAATAAAGTACTTATCGCCATTGTGAAGGAAAAAGGAGAGGAAATGCTGAAATATAATTATCCCGATAAACCGAATATTAATTTCTATTTAAACGATTTATTGCAACCTAGCATTAATACAGCATTTAATCCTAATACGAACATCCATGATTTTATGTATACCATTTCGAATCCGGTATTTGATCCTACTATACCGTTTATTGATAAAAATAGTGATAAAATCGAAATAAAAGGGATTGCTGTATTTAAAGGTAACCAGATGATTGAATTGATCACGCCGAATGAGGCACTCATTATTCAGGCAATCCAAGGAAGAAAAAATCTTGCGCCATTAGATATTAAAATGGAGCAAGGACATGGCAAAGAAAAGTTATTGATTGATTTAGTGGAAAATGATGTGCATATTGAGAGTAATAAAAATATGCATTCACCTAAACTCACGATAGCACTAACAATCAAAGGAACATTAAGTGAATATAAAGGTGCACGAGAAAATGATTTATTTACCATAGAAAGTTTAGCGGATTTAGAAAAAGACGTGAATAAAGAGTTGGAGCAAGATATTAAAAAGTTTTTAGATAAACTCAATGAATGGCAAGTAGATCCAAGTGGTCTTAGTGAATATTTCCGAATGTACCATCGCGGAAAATGGACAACTGAAAAAAAGCGGGAGATTATTAGTAAAGTAGCAATTGATGTACAGGTGAAAACATCCATCATTAGTACAGGGACATTAAAATAA
- a CDS encoding GerAB/ArcD/ProY family transporter → MSTGKSKKKLLNAYHVVFLAQSVMIGTGILSLPQQLSSLGYSQALMPLIFGVIASVTLYPMIWINSKFPNDNLFRINEILLGKWLGKCINLFFVIQFLVFIAGIISNYMHLIQSTALQEQTITGPVFCFLLLLIYIVSGGIKSIARFCIMTFFLTIGFLYFTHWAFEKGDMSHFLPLFNFFSVNDFYEALKRGYLSVLGYELVMFYFPYIVDQKKAFRHSLIGIWISILLCFITTAISVMYYSEWQLEYVEFSVLNLFKAGEFSFIERIDIFGITLWVFLILSTVAAYLWCAKKGVETLVSKKSNVYLYILVAIIFFVVKMPSSREFQDKLFTSANYVGYMLILWPVLLMMVYVLRKKKQVQV, encoded by the coding sequence TTGAGTACAGGTAAGAGCAAGAAAAAGTTATTAAATGCATATCATGTTGTGTTTTTAGCACAAAGCGTCATGATTGGTACTGGTATTCTCTCCCTGCCTCAGCAACTTAGTTCTTTAGGCTATAGCCAAGCATTGATGCCATTGATTTTTGGTGTGATTGCAAGTGTTACACTGTACCCAATGATTTGGATTAATTCTAAATTTCCAAATGACAACCTATTTCGTATCAATGAAATTCTACTAGGTAAATGGTTAGGGAAATGTATCAATCTTTTTTTCGTTATTCAATTTCTCGTTTTTATTGCAGGCATTATTAGTAATTATATGCATCTAATTCAAAGTACTGCTCTTCAAGAGCAAACTATTACGGGGCCTGTTTTTTGTTTTTTATTATTGCTTATTTATATTGTCAGTGGAGGCATTAAATCAATTGCCCGTTTTTGTATCATGACCTTTTTTCTAACGATAGGTTTTCTATATTTTACACATTGGGCATTTGAAAAGGGCGATATGAGTCACTTTTTACCTCTATTTAATTTTTTTAGTGTAAATGACTTTTATGAGGCATTAAAAAGAGGGTATTTATCCGTTCTAGGTTATGAATTAGTCATGTTTTATTTTCCCTACATTGTCGATCAAAAAAAAGCATTCCGTCATTCGTTAATTGGCATTTGGATTAGTATCTTACTTTGTTTTATTACGACAGCGATTAGTGTTATGTATTATTCTGAATGGCAGCTAGAATATGTGGAATTTTCAGTACTAAACTTGTTTAAAGCTGGAGAGTTTTCGTTTATTGAGAGAATTGATATTTTTGGCATTACATTATGGGTTTTTTTAATTTTATCGACCGTGGCCGCCTATTTATGGTGTGCAAAAAAAGGGGTAGAGACTTTAGTATCTAAAAAAAGTAATGTTTATTTGTACATCTTAGTTGCGATTATTTTCTTTGTTGTAAAAATGCCATCTTCCAGAGAATTTCAAGATAAATTATTTACAAGTGCCAATTATGTTGGCTATATGTTAATTCTTTGGCCAGTATTATTAATGATGGTTTATGTACTTCGAAAAAAGAAGCAGGTGCAAGTATGA
- a CDS encoding spore germination protein — translation MEEREQQVIDQIKDKVQEIDDVVIKEMVTDAGDATIIYFSSLIEKMTLQSMVFIPLANHVNQIFQVSDAVELDDVDLILQKLDAGQTLLFFHKTAQLRVIDTYSAPTRSITNTETESTVIGPQDAFTESLETNISLVKRRIQNPMLKNETRTVGTETNIKISILYIDNIVNKENLDTLRERINQIQFPFFTDISELKQLIEDNPLSPFPQHYMSVRPDSVSQYLIDGRIVIFMDNSQAAIVCPTSFFEMFVSVEDYYNRWTTASLLRMLRFFGFFLTIMITPMYISALTFHPEVLPYELLLNLQESRSKVPFPPLIEVLFIELIIEVLREAGSRMPAKVGQTIGIVGGIVIGTAAVEAGLLSNILIVLVATSALLSFLPPIFLLSNTSRFIRYIFILSAGLFGLYGLMLAFAWLFAHLLRLNSLGTPYMSPVVPRNASDLFDSIIRFPTKYLKTKKGISRAQKK, via the coding sequence ATGGAAGAAAGAGAACAGCAAGTAATTGACCAGATAAAGGACAAGGTTCAAGAAATTGATGATGTCGTTATAAAAGAGATGGTTACTGATGCAGGGGATGCGACAATTATCTATTTCTCTTCTCTTATCGAGAAAATGACTTTACAATCGATGGTTTTCATACCGTTAGCGAACCATGTTAATCAAATTTTTCAAGTATCTGATGCAGTAGAATTAGACGATGTGGATTTGATTTTGCAAAAATTAGATGCAGGCCAAACCTTATTGTTTTTCCATAAAACAGCGCAACTACGAGTGATTGACACCTATAGTGCCCCTACACGTTCGATAACAAATACGGAAACAGAGTCAACAGTTATTGGACCACAAGATGCTTTTACTGAATCATTAGAGACCAATATTTCATTAGTAAAAAGACGGATTCAAAATCCAATGTTAAAAAATGAAACACGCACTGTAGGAACAGAAACCAATATTAAAATTTCAATTTTATATATAGACAATATCGTAAATAAAGAAAATTTAGACACGCTACGAGAGCGAATCAATCAAATACAATTCCCTTTTTTTACAGATATATCAGAGCTCAAGCAACTGATTGAAGATAATCCGTTATCTCCTTTCCCACAGCATTATATGAGCGTACGACCAGATAGTGTTAGTCAGTATCTTATTGATGGAAGAATCGTGATTTTTATGGACAATAGTCAGGCTGCGATTGTTTGTCCTACATCCTTTTTTGAAATGTTTGTTTCGGTTGAAGATTATTATAACCGTTGGACAACAGCCTCATTATTACGAATGCTTCGATTTTTTGGCTTTTTCCTAACCATTATGATTACGCCGATGTATATCTCTGCTTTAACATTTCATCCTGAAGTATTACCTTATGAGCTTTTGTTAAATCTTCAGGAATCCAGAAGTAAAGTTCCATTTCCGCCACTAATAGAAGTATTGTTTATTGAATTAATTATTGAAGTGCTGCGTGAAGCAGGTTCGCGAATGCCTGCTAAAGTCGGTCAAACGATTGGTATCGTTGGAGGTATCGTGATTGGTACAGCAGCTGTTGAAGCGGGATTGCTTAGTAATATTCTAATTGTATTGGTTGCGACATCTGCCTTACTGTCATTTCTACCACCGATCTTCTTATTGAGTAATACAAGTAGATTTATTCGTTATATTTTTATTTTGTCTGCTGGTCTGTTTGGGTTATACGGATTAATGCTAGCATTTGCATGGCTATTTGCTCATTTATTACGATTAAATTCATTAGGAACACCGTATATGTCACCGGTTGTTCCTCGTAATGCCAGTGATTTATTCGATAGTATTATTCGATTTCCAACAAAATATTTAAAAACCAAGAAGGGTATTTCTAGAGCACAAAAAAAATAA
- a CDS encoding amino acid permease yields MANKELKRGLEARHIQMIALGGTIGVGLFMGSASAIQWTGPSVLLAYAISGIFIFFIMRAMGEMLYVEPSTGSFATFGYKYIHPLAGYLTAWSNWFQWVIVGMSEIIAVGTYMQYWYPDLPAWIPGLIAMVILGVANFISVKSFGEFEFWFAMIKIVTIVLMIVAGIGLIFFGFGNDGMPIGLSNLWSHGGFFTGGWTGFFFALSLVVAAYQGVELIGITAGEAKNPQKTITNAIQSIIWRILIFYIGAIFVIVTVYPWDELGTIGSPFVATFAKVGITAAAGIINFVVITAAMSGCNSGIYSAGRMLYTLAMNGQAPKFFAKVSNNGVPILGTAGVLVGLVIGVILSYIAPENLFVYVYSASVLPGMIPWFIILISQIRFRKVKAAQMENHPFKTPLAPLTNYATIAFLVMVLIGMWFNEDTRVSLIVGIAFLILVTLSYYVFGIGKERPAGKRTK; encoded by the coding sequence GTGGCAAACAAAGAATTAAAGAGAGGGCTGGAGGCGCGACATATTCAAATGATCGCTCTAGGTGGTACGATTGGTGTAGGCCTATTTATGGGTTCCGCTAGCGCTATCCAGTGGACTGGGCCATCCGTGCTCCTTGCATATGCTATCTCGGGCATTTTTATATTTTTCATCATGCGAGCTATGGGTGAGATGCTCTATGTAGAGCCAAGTACTGGATCTTTTGCAACATTCGGTTATAAATATATTCACCCATTGGCAGGTTATTTAACTGCGTGGAGCAACTGGTTTCAGTGGGTGATCGTTGGGATGTCTGAAATTATAGCAGTCGGAACATATATGCAATATTGGTATCCTGATTTACCAGCATGGATTCCTGGGTTAATTGCTATGGTTATACTAGGTGTAGCAAACTTTATTTCTGTTAAATCATTCGGCGAATTTGAATTTTGGTTTGCAATGATTAAGATCGTCACAATTGTGCTTATGATTGTGGCTGGTATTGGCCTTATTTTCTTTGGGTTTGGAAATGACGGTATGCCAATCGGTTTATCCAATCTGTGGTCACATGGTGGCTTCTTCACAGGTGGTTGGACAGGTTTCTTCTTTGCATTATCTTTAGTCGTGGCGGCTTACCAAGGGGTAGAGCTTATCGGAATTACGGCTGGAGAAGCAAAAAATCCGCAAAAAACAATTACCAATGCTATCCAAAGTATTATTTGGCGCATTTTAATTTTCTATATCGGTGCAATCTTTGTTATTGTAACGGTTTACCCGTGGGATGAGTTAGGAACGATTGGTAGTCCGTTTGTTGCTACTTTTGCTAAGGTAGGGATTACGGCAGCGGCTGGTATTATTAACTTTGTTGTAATTACAGCAGCTATGAGTGGTTGTAATAGTGGCATTTACAGTGCGGGACGTATGCTTTATACACTGGCTATGAATGGTCAGGCACCTAAGTTTTTTGCAAAGGTTTCAAATAACGGTGTTCCGATTTTAGGTACTGCTGGCGTATTAGTTGGGTTAGTCATTGGTGTTATTTTAAGTTATATTGCACCAGAAAACCTATTTGTTTATGTTTATAGTGCAAGCGTACTTCCTGGGATGATTCCTTGGTTTATTATTTTAATTAGTCAAATTCGGTTTAGAAAAGTAAAAGCAGCGCAAATGGAAAATCACCCATTTAAAACGCCTTTAGCTCCTTTGACAAACTATGCAACCATCGCGTTTTTAGTTATGGTGCTTATCGGTATGTGGTTTAATGAGGATACGCGTGTTTCGTTAATTGTAGGGATTGCTTTCCTGATACTTGTAACACTTAGTTATTATGTGTTTGGTATTGGAAAAGAAAGACCTGCTGGCAAGCGTACTAAATAA
- a CDS encoding APC family permease translates to MRNLLFRRKNIADLLKKEGTIQLKQSLGAFDLILLGVGAIVGTGIFILPGTVSATHAGPGIVFSFIIAAIVCALAGMCYSEFASSVPVTGSAYTYGYIVFGEIVAWLVGWALLLEYGLAVAAVATGWSSYLSALLAGFNISLPTAISGSFNPAAGTYINLPAIVIIFATAFFLMLGIKESTRLNSIMVFLKVGVILLFIGVGVFYVEPSNWQPFLPFGVSGVLSGAALVFFAYLGFDAVSSAAEEVKNPQRNMPIGIIGSLLICTVLYVVVSLVLTGMVPYTDLNVSDPVSYVMQLVHQDWIAGIISLGAVVGMMTVILVMSYGGTRLLYALGRDGLLPKSMAELSPKFKTPVKNTWVFAILVAFCAGFVPLSKLTELVNMGTLVAFTIVSIGVIYLRKNKNIPSGGFKVPFFPVLPILSFLMCLFLISQLSIHTWIACGLWFVFGLIVYFVYGRKHSTMN, encoded by the coding sequence GTGAGAAATTTATTATTTAGAAGAAAAAATATAGCGGATTTATTGAAAAAAGAAGGAACCATTCAGCTCAAACAATCGCTAGGTGCTTTTGACCTGATATTGCTTGGGGTTGGCGCAATTGTTGGCACAGGGATATTTATCTTGCCTGGAACGGTGTCAGCTACCCATGCAGGGCCTGGAATTGTTTTTTCATTTATCATAGCCGCTATTGTTTGTGCATTAGCAGGTATGTGCTATTCTGAGTTTGCTTCAAGCGTACCTGTCACAGGGAGTGCCTATACGTATGGCTACATTGTATTTGGCGAAATCGTTGCTTGGCTAGTTGGCTGGGCACTGTTATTAGAGTATGGATTAGCCGTTGCAGCCGTTGCAACTGGATGGTCATCGTATTTAAGTGCGCTCCTTGCTGGCTTTAATATTTCGCTGCCAACAGCAATCTCAGGATCATTTAACCCTGCCGCTGGTACGTATATCAATTTACCTGCCATCGTTATTATTTTTGCCACAGCCTTTTTCTTAATGCTAGGCATAAAAGAATCCACTCGATTAAATTCCATTATGGTCTTTTTGAAAGTGGGTGTTATTTTACTATTTATTGGCGTTGGCGTATTTTACGTGGAACCATCAAATTGGCAACCGTTTCTACCATTTGGCGTAAGTGGTGTACTAAGTGGCGCTGCTCTTGTATTTTTTGCTTATCTTGGATTTGATGCTGTTTCATCAGCAGCTGAAGAAGTAAAAAATCCCCAACGTAATATGCCAATTGGTATTATTGGCTCCTTATTAATATGTACAGTTCTTTATGTTGTTGTTTCACTTGTATTAACAGGTATGGTGCCCTACACTGATTTAAACGTTAGTGATCCGGTCAGCTATGTTATGCAACTTGTTCATCAAGACTGGATTGCGGGTATTATTTCCCTTGGTGCAGTTGTCGGCATGATGACGGTTATCCTTGTCATGTCCTATGGAGGGACACGCTTGCTATATGCTTTAGGCCGTGATGGTTTACTGCCAAAAAGTATGGCTGAACTGAGTCCTAAGTTTAAGACCCCTGTCAAGAACACTTGGGTATTCGCTATCCTTGTAGCCTTTTGCGCTGGCTTTGTCCCGTTATCGAAGCTTACGGAACTTGTCAATATGGGGACGCTAGTAGCTTTCACAATCGTTTCAATAGGAGTCATTTATTTACGTAAAAACAAAAATATTCCATCAGGTGGTTTTAAAGTACCGTTCTTCCCAGTACTACCGATTCTGTCATTCTTGATGTGCTTATTTTTAATTTCCCAGCTATCTATTCATACATGGATTGCTTGTGGACTTTGGTTTGTATTCGGTTTAATTGTGTACTTTGTATATGGCCGAAAGCATAGCACGATGAACTAA
- a CDS encoding NCS1 family transporter, translated as MEHDGNYLKSPDLLPVTHQQRNIGTFGFAVIWIGMAIVLAAFAIGGSAIMSLPLPMVILATLIGSCLIGVFMTLIGDIGIEHGLSFPVYMRAPFGTFGTHIPSLVRGVTAACWFGINTYFGAMAINGILNLLFGFNNWFLCFLVFAALQLFNTSLGIKSIERFADLAAPIIILISCWMYITLADAATTQGKDVWTWVETPTTGVAAFTAFMIVIMANMGFWATLAADMPSLSRFFKAPKNERNWFKRNKTQLVGSLIVMPITNTFIVTIGAVCYMAVASADPINALQQSASGLILGILLLMIVLAQWSTNTSANVIPAATIFSNIGGPKVPFWVGVVIAGVIGILAQPWSLFDVLVNALLIIGGILTAIVGILYADYYLIRKRRINVKDLYELNGQFKYMNGFNLAGLIAWVIGGVIANIFSAYSSLVGFIVGALVYYVLAKYWWFKKYPQAELEDPSDAKYLGITAGHNLDELFGQDLVPQPAVGSDDVEAVDQTEPLLEIKGAD; from the coding sequence ATGGAACATGACGGGAATTATTTGAAATCCCCTGATTTACTTCCAGTGACACATCAACAAAGAAATATTGGAACATTCGGTTTTGCAGTCATTTGGATAGGCATGGCTATTGTACTAGCCGCATTTGCAATTGGTGGTTCTGCTATTATGAGTTTACCTTTGCCAATGGTTATTTTAGCGACATTGATTGGCTCTTGTTTAATCGGTGTATTTATGACATTAATTGGTGATATCGGGATTGAGCATGGCTTATCTTTTCCTGTATATATGCGTGCTCCATTCGGTACTTTTGGAACGCACATTCCATCGTTAGTGCGAGGCGTAACAGCAGCCTGTTGGTTCGGTATAAACACCTATTTCGGCGCCATGGCTATTAATGGCATTCTTAATTTACTTTTTGGTTTTAATAATTGGTTTCTATGTTTTCTAGTCTTTGCTGCTCTACAATTATTTAATACTTCGTTAGGCATTAAATCAATTGAGCGTTTTGCAGATTTAGCGGCGCCCATTATTATTTTAATTTCCTGCTGGATGTATATAACATTAGCAGATGCGGCCACAACACAAGGCAAAGATGTCTGGACTTGGGTTGAGACGCCAACTACGGGTGTAGCGGCTTTTACAGCATTTATGATTGTTATCATGGCAAATATGGGATTCTGGGCTACGTTAGCCGCTGATATGCCATCATTGTCTCGCTTCTTTAAAGCACCTAAAAATGAGCGCAACTGGTTTAAACGGAACAAAACCCAGTTGGTTGGTTCTTTAATTGTTATGCCCATCACGAATACATTTATCGTTACAATTGGCGCGGTTTGTTATATGGCGGTAGCATCTGCAGATCCAATCAATGCATTACAGCAAAGTGCAAGTGGCTTGATACTTGGAATTTTATTATTAATGATTGTTTTAGCGCAATGGTCAACGAATACGTCTGCTAATGTGATTCCAGCAGCTACTATTTTCTCTAATATTGGCGGCCCAAAAGTACCATTCTGGGTTGGCGTTGTAATTGCGGGTGTAATAGGAATTCTTGCACAGCCATGGAGCTTATTTGATGTTTTAGTCAACGCGCTCTTAATTATAGGTGGTATTTTAACAGCCATTGTTGGTATTTTATACGCAGATTATTATTTAATTCGAAAAAGACGCATCAATGTCAAAGATTTGTATGAGCTAAACGGTCAATTCAAATATATGAATGGCTTTAATTTAGCTGGCTTAATCGCTTGGGTTATCGGCGGTGTCATTGCAAATATTTTCTCTGCTTATTCATCACTAGTGGGTTTTATCGTTGGAGCGTTGGTTTACTATGTATTAGCGAAGTACTGGTGGTTTAAAAAGTATCCTCAAGCTGAATTAGAAGATCCAAGTGATGCGAAGTATTTAGGGATTACAGCTGGTCATAACTTAGATGAACTATTTGGGCAAGATTTGGTGCCACAGCCCGCAGTCGGCTCAGATGACGTTGAGGCAGTAGATCAAACGGAACCACTTTTAGAAATAAAAGGTGCTGATTAG